The stretch of DNA ttgataagatcttatttggataagatttgatttgataagatttgattcggataagaatgattgcaagaaatctaagaagatttggaatgattagataatatcttagaagatttggaatgattagagaatattttagaagatttgaaatgattggaatatcttggaagatttagaaaagagTTGAAATGATTGTGGCTtacttggtggctaagtttccaagcttataaatagggctcatggctAAAGGTTTCCTCATTCTATGTTATGATAAATTCGtcctagacgagagtgcttcgagCTTAGTGGATAAAAGGCTTTTGTTcctagaaaagaaaaagcacTTGCTTAATGCCTGAGGGCATGTGAGAATGTGGATTtgcacaaattttgaggaattccaaaattaagtcaaggtgagactcctatactccaaatcatatttttgttctcttatgtgagactattattgcatgaaacgtgttttgtgtaaTGTTTTTGTACACAAAATCATATTattctcttacatgaaatcatgttgcatatatgaaatgtaatttcttggaaaatatatgttgttggttttcaattattgcatttataaaatccatgtggccatactattgtacttATCTGTTGTTGTTCGAGGGCAAAAgttggatatcccccgagaggcgctatgcgtgcgccatcgagaaagctctcttggggaagaccgtgagtctaaggaacaactgatgtagtgcttgcatgagtgctatgaagtcgagCCAAAGTGACAttgttagggacctcccgagaggcgctatgcgtgcgccattgagaaagctctcgttggaggaggctgacatgttcacgaggcacttctgagtagttctccttgtcttctcatacattttatacctgatcatgcatagatataaactgtttttggagtttctcactagaaggttcatcttctaattggactatgtccctcgaatattcaaacgttccaggtttggcaagcagctctaagggaaagaagaTAGCTGAAGATTAAATTATCCGTTGTCGTATGTAGCATGTTTTAGCTATGTTCCGTTGAGGTTTAGTTTTGTTAAATATAAGTATGGCTCGATGTATAATTGAGGTTCTTAGTTGTTATCTCGGGAaacgagtctccatgtattaAGGTTGTTGAAGATATGATGTTAaactatggtacgaattctCATGATGTAATTAATGTGAATTTAGttgtgtaccatatcaggtttcgattatcgctttcgCAATTTTTATGATATGCTAGGGGGGGTTTTGTTCAGAATTCAATACTTGAGATTTAAGATATGTACAGTGATAAAAAGGAATTTATGTATGTTTTGGGACCCAGCATAATGACACGCTCGGTCAGAAAAatcggggtgttacagttggtatcagagcttaagtttattggGAAGACTAAAGTGACTCTGATGTAGTAGATATCAGAGTTAAACCTTATTTGGAGGTTAGGAAATAGCAATTTGGAGACCTAAGGGGATCCGATATCGATGGAACCAAGTATTTGGAACCCCAAGTGGAAGCTTAAGGGGGGTTAACGCTTGGTATAGGAGAAAGCCTATTATGTGACCTGGTTGATGGTGATAGCTTGTGTTCTAGCTAACGGTAAATGTAATGCCTAAGAGGAACTAATTTGATAGTCGTAGGTCGATAGTCAACTGGATCTGAAGTATGGAATCTCAGTGGGTTAGATTTCGGGTAGTACAGCATGGCTAGTCTAAAGCCTTGacgatgagttgtgagatggaAATCTCAGTTCAAGGAAAAGTTTGTGCGCTTAAAATGCAAGTGTTGCTTGATCAATCGTAACGACCATAAAAGGAATGATAAGATACCTAGTCAATAGAGTTAGTGACTACAGTTTAATGTGCCAAGTGGGCTTAGTGATTTAGAAATTCTGGACTCAGAGTAAACCTAAGGGAAGGTTTGCATGAGGAGTACCATAGAGGTTAATGTTGTTAAAACCTGATAGATGATCAGAAAGTTGTACGTGGCTAGATGTGCGAAGCCACTATGAATCTTGGGATTTAGGctaagaattttgaggagcctAGCGAGTTCGAGGATTTGAAGCATACCAAGTGTATGTAAGGAAGGCACGTCTCAGAGCTGACTTCCAATAGGTTGAAGGGCGACCCGAGCTTTGTGATCACTCATGCGAGGACTTTGGCTGTGATGGGGTGAGAGAGGTGTGATAACCTACCCAAAATTTTGGTAAGCCAGAACCTTAGCCATGATAAGGTGAGGGAGGTGTGGATGCTGCCCAAAAGTCCTGTAGCTAAGGTGGGTAACCCCAGGTTCATTGTTGAAAATGGGTGTGTGTGAATGCTAGCCCTTAATGGGGGTGAGAGATGTGAGAATACTGCCCAAAAGTCCAGTCGGCCCGAAGTAGTTGAGGAATGAGGTTTCTGGACTGTCTGAATTGAGGTAAGGTTACCTTGAGGAAGCGACTCATGGGATCGAGTCATGTAAGTTTGGTCTCAACTTAGTCGATGAAGTGGCCAAGTGAAGTCTTAGGCCTCGTAAAGGTTTCGAGTTGGAAATTTTGATTGTCCATGATTTGGGATGTCATGATTTGATGTATAAAATCATTGGGATGATATTATATACGTGTAAGGATGGCATGCGATGATCAAAAGTCTGGGTACGATTTGTGAAGTGGGACATGTGGATAGGTTATGCCTTAGGCAACCGCATGGGACCCCAAATCATTATCAAGATAGTCAACAGGCGAATCTTTGAAAGATTTATGATTCTGAGGTGTATAACTCTAATCATACTGAAATTTCGTTGGAGTAGAAACCAAACCTATGGGATGTCTGATGGTggtttcgacacctatgggaaGGAATATGGAATCCTCATAGATGAGTGACCCGAGGATCCATGAGGTTTGGAGTTAAGTCAGGTACTGGAATAAGTACCCAAAGTGACAGAGGAAGGGACCAAAGCTTTGTGATAGGATCCCTAAGCTGTCTATGAAAAAGTTGAAAGTTTGTTGAGATTGGCAGGCTTTTGTCGAAGAATAATGGAAAGATTTTTCGGAATGGTAGTATCCATGTCAGGACTCGTGAGGAGGGTCAAGTGAGAATGGTTTACCGGATGCAGTGAGAGCTTGTGATAGCTCAAAGGATTGGGTTGCGTGTTGATACAACATGACCAAGTGATCATGTATGGGAGGCACAAGGTGAACTACCCGATGTGTGACTTAGTGCTAGCAGTTGAGGTATGTGCTCTTGAGGTTATGAAAGCATTACCGACGTAATGAGATGTTTGAAGTGTTCACgaaccacaaaagtctaaggtatgtgttctcgcagaaagagctgaacatgaggcagcgacgatggatggagttcctgaaagACTACGACTGCATCATTTTGTATCACCCGGAGTGTGCCAATGTGGTGGTCAGGTTGATGGCCCAGGGGTGGTCGCTGATTAAGGGTTTTAGCCTGATGttggtgagtgtagtgccgaagggtTCGTCCGTCTTGATAGCTAGCCTGGCAGTTCGGTTGAATCTGGAGACCGAGATACGAGAGACTAGTGGGGGTGACCGGTATATACATCTATGGATATATGAGTGTGGCCAGCCTAAGGgttatgatttttgagatgTGAGATGACATTCTCAAGTTTCGGGGTAGGAAATGCGTACCTAAAGTTTGGGAGGAGCACCTGCCGTTGGTTGAGTTCGTATTACAACGGCAACGTCGAGATGGCTTCTTATGTGGTTTATGGTGGAAGAGCACTATTGGTCGCCATAAGTATCAAAACTATCGACTGTTGGACCCTCAATCAAGCAGTCCCTATGGTTGAACCGAGTGGGTGGGGTAGTCCATACCCAGGTTGGGAATGTCGGGACCGCTGGAGGTGAGGAAGCCTCTGCCAGCGGGTACGCTAGATTCCTTTGGGGAGGAGCAATCCCATGTCGGGCCAACGGGGGAGAATGCTAGATGTATGGGTGTTAGTTGTCGACTGTTGAAGTATGGTTGTCGGCCATTCTTGTTTGCTCACCACCAGAAAAGTTAGATTGGAAATCTGGAATTTTGTGGACTATGAGATATGTCCAGGCTGTGAAATGGCTTGTTTTGATCTTTGGAGATTGCGTATATGAGccaatttcgaggatgaaattcttttaCGAGGGTAgattataataccccatattttcgtaaggttgccatatattttaagtgagtttaaaataccaaaaaatgggcttaaaaggaaaattagttgctaaatcagctgcagggagtgccctggagcctaGATGCTTAAGGAAAGTGATGTGACATTGTTAAGCATCTCgaggtatgatttatggcaccgaaagaaattggatcgggaacagttcccggtacagctaaaaaggcaattatgatttaggctgaaataccgaattatcgtacggggcaccTAGGAAGTCAATAGAACCCCgagaaagttcatatttggtatgtagagtaacccttcagtagtttttggaagaaacaaaagggtttgtagccaaaacgaagatttgggcctaagtgtagtttttcgaaattgacagagggaggtcgaaatgatgttttttcgaaattttaaagggaatgttttaggatatttcaaaggattataaaggtctttaaagagaaattcagtttttgagccaggggaaaaatcgtaatttttgaggttcggtaaaagtataatttacccaaaaatcagaggcattagtgtaattagtcctttcttcgaggactaaaatgtaattaaaatttggcctagggaccaattTGAAaaggggtctaagtgtaattacttgaaaagtttgggacaaagtgtaattcttgaaacctttttcctagGGGCATCTGGGAGATTAAGgataaagtctcatgatgactttaaagataagatgaaagctcatgatgacttatttgataagatttaatgagatttgattggatttgatttaatttggataagatttgataagatcttatttggataagatttgatttgataagatttgattcggataagaatgattgcaggaaatctaagaagatttggaatgattagagaatatcttagaagatttagaatgattagagaatatcttacaagatttggaatgattagagaatattttaaaagatttgaaatgattggaatatcttggaagatttagaaaagatttgaaatgattgtggcttacttggtggctaagtttccaagcttataaatagggctcatggccaagggtttcctcattctatgttatgataaattcgtgctagacgagagtgcttcgagCTTAGTGGATAAAAGGCTTTTGttcttagagaagaaaaagcaCTTGCTCAATGCCTGAGAGCGTGTGAGAAGGTGGATTtgcacaaattttgaggaattccaaaattaagtcaaggtgagactcctatactccaaatcatatttttgttctcttataaGAGACTattattgcatgaaacgtgttttgcGTAATGTTTTTGTACGCAAAATCATATTattctcttacatgaaatcatgttgcatatatgaaatgtaatttcttggaaaatatatgttgttggttttcaattattgcatttataaaatccatgtggccatactattgtacttATCTGTTGTTGTTCGAGGGCAAAAgttggatatcccccgagaggcgctatgcgtgcgccatcgagaaagctctcctggggaagactgtgagtctaaggaacaacggatgtggtgcttgcatgagtgctatgaagtcgagCCAAAGTGACATTGTTAGGGACctctcgagaggcgctatgcgtgcgccattgagaaagctctcgttggagaaggctgacatgttcacgaggcacttcggagtagttctccttgtcttctcatacattttatacctgatcatgcatagatataaactgtttttggagtttctcactagaaggttcatcttctaattggactatgtccctggaatattcaaacgttccaggtttggcgagcagctctaagggaaagaagaTAGCTGAAGATTAAATTATCCGTTGTCGTATGTAGCATGTTTTAGCTATGTTCCGTTGAGGTTTAGTTTTGTTAAATATAAGTATGGCTCGATGTATAATTGAGGTTCTTAGTTGTTATCTCGGGAaacgagtctccatgtattaaggttgttaaagatatgatgttaaactatggtacgaattctCATGATGTAATTAATGTGAATTTAGttgtgtaccatatcaggtttcgattatcgctttcgCAATTTTTATGATATGCTGGGGGGGGGTTTTGTTCGGAGTTCGGTACTTGAGATTTAAGATATTTACAgtgataaaaatgaatttatgtaTGTTTTGGGACCccgcatagtgacacgctcggtcaGAAAAATCGGGGTGTTACAAGAAACCATTTAATTGGCTATTGATCTTAATCGAATAGTGGGGGGGTCAAGATGCACTCACGAATCCAGCCACAAAATTGAGAAGGGAAGTTCATCAACTGAAGGATCATCAGGAGAAAATCCCACTCAACAATATCATAGGCCTTAGCCAAATCGACTTTCAAAGCACAACATGGGGGCCCCTTGTGAAGATGGTATTGAAATACCAACTCCCAAGTGAGCAAAATATTATCTCCAATCAAACGCCCAGGCACAAAGGCTGCTTGAGACACATCCACCAAACCAAAGAGCACCGGCTTAATCCTGTTAGCCAAGATGTTGGTAATGACTTTATGCAAGACATTACAGCAAGAAATATGCCTAAATTGGGATGGCGTCTCAGGGTGAGGCACCTTGGGAATGAGACTAATAATGGCTGCGTTGACCTGGCCCAGGAGGCAACCGGAGGTGACTAGAGGCGAAAAAGCTTTGAATGGCCTTCACCACGTCCGCACCCACGATCTCCCAAGACTTTTTGAAAAACTTGGCTGTGAAACCATCCGGCCCCGGGGCTTTATCATCGCCCATACTGAAGAAGGCAGCCTTAACCTCCTCGGCTAAAACCTCAGCAATAAGCCTAGCCCCTTGGTCTTGCTCCAAACACTTGTCAATGAAGGGGGCCACATCAAAAGGGTGAAATGGAGAGTTCCGAGACCTTTACCCATAGAGATTATGGAAGTAGGACACCAAAATGTCTGCAACCTCCTCTTTGGATTCTGTAAGGGTGCCATATTCTCTCAGGAGGTTCATATACGGTGATTATTACGCCTAGCAAGCATGGATTGGAAGAAGAATCGGGAGCATCTATCTCCCTCAGCTGACCACCTAATCCGAGCACGAAGGTGAAAGTGGTCAGACTCCTGCTCCAGGGCCACTAAAAGGTCCCTATTCAACTCAAGCTCCTGCTGGAGAAGGACAGGGTTATGGGGATTATCTTGCAACTGGTGTTGGATACTGAGAAGATGATTCCTAAAGGACGAGACCAAGTAAAAAACATGGCCCCTAAACCTATTAAGAATCTTCATAGCATTCTTGACTGCTTTGAGTTTTTGAACAACCTGAAACATGGGAGCTCTAGGGATTTGCCTAATCCAACTAGCTTCCACCCTATCCAAGAAGAGAGGGTGATCAACAAGATGGTTAAGGAACCGAAAAGGACTACCCTTATGCTGAAGATCTCTTAACAAAGCCACCACAACAAGGCTGTGGTCAGAAATCCCTTGCTGAAGAAAGAGAGTCTTGCTATCCGGATAATGGGCAAGCCAATCATCATTAACCAGGGCTCTATCAAGCTTCTTAAGAATACACTCATCACCAAACCTCTTATTGGTCCACGTCAACTTAGGGCCACTATAAGCCAAATCCTGAAACGAGGCAGAAGAAAGAAAATCGTTAAACCTGTGCATACCTAGGGAGAAAGAGGTGTCGCCACCCCTTTTCTTAGAACAATCGCGGCACACATTGAAATCCCCCAAAAGGAGCCAAGGGTTAGAAGAAGCTGATACCCCAATAGCGGTGAGGAAATTCCATAATCTGGCTTGGACCACCTTCTCATTCCTTGCATAAATACAAGACAGGACAAAAGGAATTGGGATCTCAGAACTCGTCACTTTGACATGTATAGCTTGGTCCGACTTGAATAAGGTCTGCACACTAAGGGCATTCGGGTCATAACCTATCCAGATATGACCCCCGTCACAGGCATCATAATTGAAGTCCCAATTCCAAAATGGTATAACCTTGTGAGAGACATCAGCCGCATGCCTCTCCTGAACTCTAGTCTCCAAAAGAGCAACAAGCGTTAACTtttgagaagaaataaaagaccGCACCTCAAATTGCTTAGGGGCTTGATTCAAACCCCTTACATTCCATGCAGTAATTTGCATCATTGACACTCTTAGGGAGTCGTCATGGACCCTAACGTATGCTCTCCACGCTCATGCATCTTCTTCCTATCCCTCTTAGCCTGAGCTCTAGTCTTGGAATGATGCCTATCAGAGCTAACGCTCCCAGCTCGCTCAGGCTCTAAAATCAAATCCTCGCTACCCTCACACTCACTCAAATTTCCTTGACCAATTCCTTCCGTTGCCTCTCCATCTGACTCCATAGGGGAGGGAACATCCTTATCTTTTTCCGCAAGAGCacataattgatttttaatttgagaGTCGACATCCTTAGGGTCACAAGGGACTGTAACGGTATGGAACTCAAGACACTCTGCCATGGTCATAGAAGTATAATTAGGAA from Diospyros lotus cultivar Yz01 chromosome 6, ASM1463336v1, whole genome shotgun sequence encodes:
- the LOC127804550 gene encoding uncharacterized protein LOC127804550 codes for the protein MMQITAWNVRGLNQAPKQFEVRSFISSQKLTLVALLETRVQERHAADVSHKVIPFWNWDFNYDACDGGHIWIGYDPNALSVQTLFKSDQAIHVKVTSSEIPIPFVLSCIYARNEKVVQARLWNFLTAIGVSASSNPWLLLGDFNVCRDCSKKRGGDTSFSLGMHRFNDFLSSASFQDLAYSGPKLTWTNKRFGDECILKKLDRALVNDDWLAHYPDSKTLFLQQGISDHSLVVVALLRDLQHKGSPFRFLNHLVDHPLFLDRVEASWIRQIPRAPMFQVVQKLKAVKNAMKILNRFRGHVFYLVSSFRNHLLSIQHQLQDNPHNPVLLQQELELNRDLLVALEQESDHFHLRARIRWSRNSPFHPFDVAPFIDKCLEQDQGARLIAEVLAEEVKAAFFSMGDDKAPGPDGFTAKFFKKSWEIVGADVVKAIQSFFASSHLRLPPGPVITNILANRIKPVLFGLVDVSQAAFVPGRLIGDNILLTWELTRLVMLMFEDDLLLFSHGDPSSVSILKSCLEHFSSLSSLVANPSKSDCFVSCKDLTLQEAIYNVSGFRRGSMPMRFLGVPLLSSKLSYGDCQPVIDRVRNKICAWRNKALSFGGRLQLAQSVLSSIYMYWASVFILSKKVINEIEQLIRNFFWSGNEADPHKAKVAWHDICCLKRQGGLGLKPLCVWNQSLVAKLMWRLLVEDWESLWM